In a genomic window of Cynocephalus volans isolate mCynVol1 chromosome 1, mCynVol1.pri, whole genome shotgun sequence:
- the CSTA gene encoding cystatin-A — MMPGGLTDAKPATPEIQKIADKVRPQLEEKTNETFQEFEAVEYKTQVVAGTNYYIKVCVGNNRYVHLKVFEPLPGQNQDLILSGYQTEKSKDDELTGF, encoded by the exons ATGATGCCTGGAGGCTTAACTGACGCCAAACCTGCCACTCCAGAAATTCAGAAGATTGCTGATAAG GTTAGACCACAacttgaagaaaaaacaaatgagacTTTTCAAGAATTTGAAGCTGTAGAGTATAAAACTCAAGTAGTAGCTGGGACAAATTACTATATTAAG GTGTGTGTAGGCAATAATCGTTATGTTCACTTGAAAGTATTCGAACCTCTTCCTGGGCAAAATCAGGATTTGATACTCTCTGGTTACCAGACTGAAAAAAGCAAGGACGATGAGCTGACCGGCTTTTAG